In Kaistella faecalis, a genomic segment contains:
- a CDS encoding peptidylprolyl isomerase, whose protein sequence is MAVLGEIRNRPWLLMGIIAVAMLAFVVNPDSLEKLFGAKPGVYGKVNGDEITKEDFDDQLFMLQQQAQQQGQPATGLEEQAWQMVVQSKLIKQQFDKMGLTLTDDMFYNQLQFDPMFAQNPENFDAKGNFKVQEIKKQIEELQNSGNVEMYNNWLKTKKAIEYRMMARQLFANVSTGITVSKKEAEEMMKQRDQIADIDFVKVDYAAYAQKNPVKVTTQDLADYIKKHPILFKRDASRNIGLVYFPAAASPQDEAVTQAEINKLFSQGTDMSDGKENFQNTTNDSMFVSLNSDLPYNPTYFSAEQLPASIKDKVAGAAVGTTFGPYKEQNFYVVSKILDKKPSDSTLSRHILVSYKGNQAGANETRTKEEAKKLADSIGAVLKATPAKFTEFLKYSSDPGSAGQGGSVGWTTPATPFVPEYLSFLANNGKGSTGVVETQFGYHIINIEDKKSGAMTYKVANLVKTVKPSDKTESEVYTKATKFIQQVQGKSFNDFANVAKKNNYQFFNPKEVGRFQGQLPGLGTDKDQEIIAWAFNKKRDKGDADIFTVDGTGDRIVAYLNGIQDPGTADPEAVRDQIEPIVKNKILAKQISDKITAAKATSLDQVAKLFGTSKQAAQVNMLSPQIAGAMEPKVAGAAFGVAKGKVSNPVEGMTGVYVVVKKSETLNKQPGDIKQVTQALASQNSQQFGQALLKSLQDNADIKDFRIEVYNQAAQQ, encoded by the coding sequence ATGGCAGTTTTAGGAGAGATTAGAAACAGACCTTGGCTTTTAATGGGAATTATCGCTGTTGCGATGTTGGCATTCGTGGTAAATCCTGACAGTTTAGAAAAACTGTTCGGCGCAAAACCAGGTGTTTACGGAAAGGTAAACGGCGACGAAATTACAAAAGAAGATTTTGATGACCAGTTGTTTATGCTTCAGCAACAAGCTCAGCAACAAGGGCAACCGGCTACAGGTTTGGAAGAGCAGGCATGGCAAATGGTAGTGCAATCGAAACTGATTAAGCAACAGTTCGATAAAATGGGACTTACCTTAACCGATGACATGTTCTATAACCAATTGCAGTTTGATCCAATGTTTGCACAAAACCCTGAAAACTTTGATGCAAAAGGCAATTTCAAAGTTCAGGAAATCAAAAAGCAGATAGAGGAACTTCAGAACAGTGGTAATGTCGAAATGTACAACAACTGGCTGAAAACTAAAAAAGCAATTGAATACAGAATGATGGCTCGCCAGCTTTTTGCAAATGTTTCCACCGGAATCACCGTGAGCAAGAAAGAAGCTGAGGAAATGATGAAGCAGAGAGACCAGATTGCGGATATCGATTTTGTAAAAGTTGATTATGCAGCATATGCTCAAAAAAATCCTGTAAAAGTTACTACTCAGGATTTAGCAGATTATATTAAAAAACACCCGATTCTCTTCAAAAGAGATGCAAGCAGAAATATCGGACTTGTATATTTTCCTGCAGCGGCAAGTCCACAGGACGAAGCGGTAACACAGGCGGAAATTAATAAATTGTTTTCACAGGGAACAGATATGAGTGACGGAAAAGAAAACTTCCAGAATACAACAAACGACTCTATGTTTGTTTCTCTTAATTCCGACCTTCCTTACAATCCAACCTATTTTTCAGCAGAACAACTTCCGGCTTCAATTAAAGATAAAGTTGCCGGTGCTGCAGTAGGAACTACTTTTGGTCCGTACAAAGAGCAGAATTTTTATGTTGTCTCTAAAATTTTAGATAAAAAACCTTCAGACTCGACCTTGTCAAGACATATATTAGTTTCGTACAAAGGAAATCAGGCCGGAGCGAATGAGACCAGAACAAAAGAAGAAGCTAAGAAATTGGCAGATTCTATCGGTGCAGTATTGAAAGCAACACCTGCTAAATTTACAGAATTCTTAAAATATTCATCTGATCCAGGTTCTGCTGGGCAAGGTGGAAGTGTTGGCTGGACAACTCCTGCAACGCCTTTCGTGCCTGAGTACTTAAGTTTCCTTGCGAACAATGGTAAAGGATCAACGGGAGTAGTAGAAACTCAGTTTGGTTATCATATCATCAACATCGAAGATAAGAAATCCGGAGCGATGACTTACAAAGTTGCCAATCTGGTAAAAACTGTAAAACCTTCAGACAAAACTGAAAGCGAGGTTTACACCAAGGCTACCAAATTCATCCAGCAGGTTCAGGGGAAATCATTTAATGATTTTGCCAATGTTGCGAAGAAAAACAATTATCAGTTCTTCAATCCTAAAGAGGTTGGCCGTTTCCAAGGTCAGTTACCTGGATTGGGTACCGATAAAGATCAGGAGATTATTGCCTGGGCATTCAACAAAAAACGTGACAAAGGAGATGCAGATATCTTCACCGTTGATGGAACTGGAGACCGTATCGTAGCCTATCTTAACGGAATACAGGATCCCGGTACTGCAGATCCGGAAGCTGTTCGTGACCAAATTGAACCTATCGTTAAAAATAAAATTTTAGCGAAACAGATTTCAGATAAAATTACAGCTGCCAAAGCGACAAGTTTAGACCAAGTTGCAAAACTGTTTGGTACTTCTAAGCAAGCTGCACAGGTTAACATGCTGAGCCCGCAGATTGCTGGTGCTATGGAACCGAAAGTGGCAGGTGCAGCATTTGGTGTTGCCAAAGGCAAAGTTTCAAATCCAGTAGAAGGAATGACCGGTGTTTATGTAGTCGTTAAGAAATCAGAAACACTTAACAAACAACCGGGAGATATCAAGCAGGTAACCCAGGCATTAGCAAGCCAGAATTCACAGCAGTTCGGACAAGCTCTGTTGAAGAGTCTTCAGGATAATGCTGACATCAAAGATTTCAGAATCGAAGTTTATAATCAGGCTGCACAGCAGTAA